The segment GGCTGGGCCGCCGCTTCGGTGCCGAACGCGTCCTGTTCGCGGCCCTGCTGCTGCTCGCCGTCGGCATCCTCGCGCGCGTACTGCCCTCCGTGTACGCGCTGTACGGCGGCGGCCTCCTCGTCGGCACCGCGATCGCCCTGCTCAATGTGCTGATGCCGGGCCTGATCAAGCGTGACTTCCCGGGCCGGGCCGCGGCGATGACCTCGGTCTACACGGGCGCGATGATCGCCGGTGCGACGGTCGCGGCGGCGGCCGCCGTGCCGCTGGAGAAGGCGCTCGGCGGTGGCTGGGAGGGCTCGCTCGGCTCCTGGTCGCTGCTCGCCGTCGTCGCCGCGGTCGCCTGGCTGCCCCAGGTGCTGATCGCCCGGGGCCGGACGGGCCATGAGGTACGGGCCGTCCCGGCCGTCGGCGGCCGCCCGGTGAGCGTCTGGCGCTCGGCGCTGGCCTGGCAGGTCACGCTCTTCATGGGCCTGCAGTCGCTGTGGTCGTACGTGCTGATCGCCTGGATGCCGACGATCTTCACCGACCACGGGATGAGCCGCTCCACGGCCGGTGTCGTCTTCGCCTTCAACAACCTGATCCAGGTCGCCGGCGCCTTCGTGGTGCCGCTGCTCGCCGGCCGGATGCGGAGCCAGCGTCCACTGATCGTGCTGGTCACCACGCTGGTCGCGGCCGGTTACGCCGGTCTGATGGTGGCGCCGGTGGAGGGTGCCTGGCTCTGGTCGGCGGTGCTCGGGGTCGGCCAGGGCGGTGCGGTCGGTCTCGCCCTGACCCTGATCGTGCTCCGCTCCGGGGACGCGGTGACCGCGGCCCGGCTGTCCGGGATGGCCCAGACGGTCGGCTATCTGCTCGCCGCCGCGGGGCCGCTCGCGGCCGGCGCGCTGCACCAGGCCACCGGCTCCTGGACCCTGCCGATCTGCGGGGTCCTCGGCGTCTGCGCGGCGGCCCTCGCCGTGGGACTGCTCGCCGCCCGGGACCGGGCGGTGTGAGGGGTGGGGGGTTGCGGTGCGGCTCCGGGGTGGGGCTCCCGGGGACGGGGCGGTGATCCTCGGAGCCGTACCGCGTCTCCTGCTCTTCCGGTCTACTCCTCGCCCGCCAGGGTCAGCTTGCCGAGCTTGTGGCCGGCGAACCAGGTCGCCGCGACCGTGACCGCGGCGAGGAGCACCACCGCCGTCGTCAGGCCGACCTCGGAGGTGACCAGGCCGTCGCCGGTGACCTTCTGCGCGAGGGCGAGCGCCCACTGCTGGACGCTCAGGGTCCGCGCGCCGGCGATCAGGGAGCCGAACAGGGCCTCCCACACCAGGGCGTAGACCAGGCCGATGACCACCGCGTGCCGGCTGATCGTGCCGAGCAGCAGGAACAGCGCGCTGTACGCGATGGAGGCCACGAGCGCCGCCACCGTGTACGCCACGGCCACCTGCTGGCCGTTGCCGTTGAGGATGAAGCCGGCGATGAACGTCGGCACCGCCGAGAAGACCATCGTCACCGCGATCGCCACGATCAGCTTCGTGAAGATGATCGAGGGCCGCTTCACCGGCTTGGACAGCAGATAGACGATCGAGCCGTCGTCGATCTCGGGTCCGATCGCACCCGTACCGGCGATCACACCGATCAGCGGCACCATCGTGGCCAGCGCGAAGCCGCCGAGGACATCGGCCGCGACCTGGTCGTCCGCGCCGTTGAAGGCGCGCACCGCCGCCGCGATGAGCAGCAGCATCCCGGGCAGCAGGAAGAGGATCAAGGCCCGGCGGCGGCCGAGGAGGGCCCGGTAGGTGAGCCGGGCGACTGTGGGGTTGTACATCGGTCA is part of the Streptomyces sp. NBC_00250 genome and harbors:
- a CDS encoding ABC transporter permease, producing MYNPTVARLTYRALLGRRRALILFLLPGMLLLIAAAVRAFNGADDQVAADVLGGFALATMVPLIGVIAGTGAIGPEIDDGSIVYLLSKPVKRPSIIFTKLIVAIAVTMVFSAVPTFIAGFILNGNGQQVAVAYTVAALVASIAYSALFLLLGTISRHAVVIGLVYALVWEALFGSLIAGARTLSVQQWALALAQKVTGDGLVTSEVGLTTAVVLLAAVTVAATWFAGHKLGKLTLAGEE
- a CDS encoding CynX/NimT family MFS transporter, which encodes MGAETQTGTGPRDSTAPVPVPASAPVLVDAEAWVQGSAAGAAARRALLAHPALLLTGIVLASLNMRAALASVAPLVGEISEAFGLSATASSLVTSVPVLFLGVGALVAPWLGRRFGAERVLFAALLLLAVGILARVLPSVYALYGGGLLVGTAIALLNVLMPGLIKRDFPGRAAAMTSVYTGAMIAGATVAAAAAVPLEKALGGGWEGSLGSWSLLAVVAAVAWLPQVLIARGRTGHEVRAVPAVGGRPVSVWRSALAWQVTLFMGLQSLWSYVLIAWMPTIFTDHGMSRSTAGVVFAFNNLIQVAGAFVVPLLAGRMRSQRPLIVLVTTLVAAGYAGLMVAPVEGAWLWSAVLGVGQGGAVGLALTLIVLRSGDAVTAARLSGMAQTVGYLLAAAGPLAAGALHQATGSWTLPICGVLGVCAAALAVGLLAARDRAV